The following proteins come from a genomic window of Sorghum bicolor cultivar BTx623 chromosome 3, Sorghum_bicolor_NCBIv3, whole genome shotgun sequence:
- the LOC8073304 gene encoding E3 ubiquitin-protein ligase PRT6 encodes MAGIDAGEGAAAAPPPELSPQQRIEQKLILYGVPEEQLQGHQEGLVRYMEEHKEQIPDIVKHILSAGTDFSEARKASKKDANSSSNGDVYSESLSWLQWLMFKNEPGAMLDDLERSNAGERAVCGSVWGHNDVAYRCRTCESDPTCAICVPCFQNGNHKDHDYSIMYTVGGCCDCGDATAWKREGFCSRHKGAEQIKPLPEELARSVGPILDALLQFWKEALCLLQPPPAKGGDSSSCKRIAEELTTSISSMLLEFCTRSENLLSFLSLRIREFPDMLDALIRSDRFLDKKVARKLHEFLLKLISDPAFKYEFAKVFIRYYPITFEEVIKGCNDSLLEDYPLMTTFSVQIFTVPTLTPRLVREVDLLGVLLGCLTDLFLSCIGEDGRLQTNKWGNLFDASIRLLDDTRYVLSHEEVSKHVAYERPDLTRSWIKLLSLVQGMDPQKRVTSIHAEDENEHLSAPFVLGHYLGIVQNLMMRGSFSPPDQHESTDVTVCSTAIKGVESAENQRHAKVGRVSQESFVSNLSSRDSSLCSGLPSPAAWLILQCLKAIESWLWLENDIALRSKMSSLDASSSDSHNFMASLEDPLSSLKGSSSNTKIGIKINEGSQTDCTADYYEASSSPVQGQGNRMQIDQEGMPPVSKSTGKGKMHDGSNTTDVQLRPEDAVTYTLTDGSILYAHPDSRIEELGILNTREWPHVVFDVSSQETSFHIPLHRMLSLLLRKAMKKCFGEDGHSDVQSNEFFSQILRGCEPYGFASIVMEHPLRVRVFCAQVRAGMWRKNGDAAILSAEWYRSVQWIEQGLESDLFLLQCCAALSSPESFVRTIQERFGLSSYTDLGLAEQNEFESVLMQEMLTFLIQLVKERRFCGLSTADNLRRELIYKLAIGDATHSQIVKSLPRDLSSSDQLQNVLDSLAAYSNPSGMKQGKYVLRKSCWKELDLYHPRWNSRELQIAEERYYRFCKISALNAQLPRWTHVFNPLRSISNIATSKAVLQIVRAVLFYAVYSDASSASRAPDNVLVTGLHLLWLALDICESERQIHAGQYGMNVVQHDDESWVVLSSAEEAFPILTYSTELVSPVSDKVKKESMLTLLVSLMHKYKEENDATFSGSKYCNIPSLIEILLKKFAKLSKECMVTLRQMAPQIVPSTPDHTSTKESLGTSDSMEKKAKARQRQAAIMAKMRAEQSKFAESMKSSENEGHDVTMLEADVSSSTGVVSEESLPVCSLCRESDSKSPLCYLILLQKSRLATFVEMGNPSWENPAQVNKIVSVKREDSTDSSASGSSTSEELVNDTTVEPSFDIDNMEVDAFLDFSNEQHPLIRYISSFPTGHSNSNADENVSLEAIEADIYSSILNDLFGSSNAHIQDSDKMLPSNTSNITVDTKRTRSPKRSVLGTYVSCLSAKHRHSSLYDVASKSSASVTTRNRFGPVDCDGIHISSCGHAVHQECHDRYLFSLKQRYVRRLGFEGGHIVDPDLGELLCPVCRRFANSILPASPDFSGKTSRMVRPFVQTLTPQVVTTTSDVNRNCLQFPRALSLLESAGKIVGESKFLKAISGKLNETTNPALDPCIRRLAMLYYPRSHSSFSPSKRLNPSLFLWDTLRYSLVSTEIASRGRMSSHSAESKSCLESLRGELNSSSGFILSLLFHAAHAARNLNCLEVLLRFEGIQLLAGSICSCISGYKDILNATKRKGSLPSMIDPASEGGLFPDIQFWKQCADPVLAQDPFSSLMSALFCLPVQFLSSAEFFIPFVHLFYVVCAIQALITCYGEETFDRSNFNDCLLNDVCKTMSGFDVAREYFVSKYIDPCCHPKDMVRRLTYPYLRRCALLWELLRSSATSPLYDGSNIWEGSHLYLSNSTQDGSSSLAMELNGLRELEDLFQIQSLDLILQDESVHMLALKWSQHFCEDYNPRKYRGTLFSTPAVPFRLMQLPDVYQVLLERYVKMQCPDCGLVPDEPALCLLCGKLCSPSWKPCCRSGKCQNHALQCGAGIGIFLLVRKTTILLQRSARLAFWPSLYLDAFGEEDHEMQRGKPLYLSQERYTALTYLVASHSLDRTSEVLRQTTISFYD; translated from the exons ATGGCCGGGATCGACGCCGGCGAGGGggcggccgccgcgccgccgccggagttGTCGCCGCAGCAGCGTATCGAGCAG AAGCTCATTCTCTATGGAGTACCTGAAGAACAGCTGCAAGGGCACCAAGAAGGCCTAGTCCGGTACATGGAGGAGCACAAGGAGCAGATACCTGATATTGTGAAGCATATCTTGTCAGCAGGTACTGATTTTTCAGAGGCCCGGAAGGCCTCAAAAAAGGACGCAAACAGCAGCAGCAATGGCGATGTGTACAGTGAGAGTTTGTCATGGCTGCAATGGTTGATGTTCAAAAATGAACCAGGAGCGATGCTTGATGACCTGGAGCGTTCCAATGCAGGGGAGCGTGCTGTCTGTGGGTCTGTCTGGGGGCACAACGATGTTGCTTATCGCTGTCGGACTTGCGAGAGTGACCCCACATGTGCAATTTGTGTCCCGTGCTTCCAGAATGGCAATCACAAGGATCATGATTACTCTATCATGTACACAGTGGGTGGATGTTGTGACTGTGGAGATGCAACTGCTTGGAAGCGTGAGGGCTTCTGCTCAAGGCACAAGGGGGCTGAGCAGATCAAGCCCCTCCCAGAGGAGCTTGCACGTTCTGTAGGACCTATTTTGGACGCCCTCTTGCAGTTCTGGAAGGAGGCGCTATGCCTGCTGCAACCACCCCCTGCAAAGGGTGGTGATAGTAGCTCGTGCAAGAGGATTGCTGAAGAGTTGACAACTTCTATCTCTAGCATGCTGCTTGAGTTCTGCACCCGTAGTGAAAACCTTCTTAGTTTTCTGTCCCTAAGGATCCGTGAGTTCCCGGATATGTTAGATGCATTAATAAGGTCAGACAGGTTTCTTGACAAGAAGGTTGCCAGAAAATTGCATGAGTTTCTATTGAAGCTTATCAGTGACCCTGCTTTTAAGTATGAGTTTGCCAAGGTTTTCATACGCTACTACCCTATCACATTTGAGGAAGTTATTAAAGGCTGTAATGATTCACTACTGGAAGACTATCCACTGATGACAACTTTTTCTGTGCAAATATTCACTGTGCCTACATTGACCCCAAGGCTTGTGCGCGAGGTTGATTTGTTGGGTGTCCTCCTTGGATGCTTGACAGATCTGTTTCTCTCTTGCATCGGTGAGGATGGTCGTTTGCAG ACAAACAAATGGGGGAATTTATTTGATGCTTCTATCCGATTACTGGATGATACACGCTATGTGTTGAGTCATGAAGAGGTTTCTAAGCATGTTGCTTATGAGAGGCCTGATCTAACTAGGTCATGGATTAAGCTCTTATCACTTGTGCAAGGAATGGATCCTCAGAAGAGAGTGACAAGTATTCATGCTGAAGATGAGAACGAGCATCTATCTGCGCCGTTTGTGCTGGGGCACTATCTTGGAATTGTCCAGAATCTTATGATGAGGGGATCATTTTCTCCTCCTGATCAACATGAATCAACTGATGTGACAGTTTGCTCCACTGCAATAAAAGGGGTGGAAAGTGCTGAAAATCAGCGGCATGCAAAAGTTGGGAGGGTCTCCCAGGAGAGTTTTGTATCCAATTTAAGCAGCAGAGACAGCTCTTTGTGCTCTGGATTGCCATCACCTGCTGCCTGGTTAATTCTTCAATGCCTGAAAGCTATTGAAAGTTGGCTCTGGCTGGAAAATGATATAGCTCTGAGGAGCAAAATGTCATCCCTTGATGCTAGCAGCAGTGATTCTCACAATTTTATGGCATCGCTTGAAGACCCGTTGAGTTCTCTTAAGGGAAGCAGTTCAAATACAAAGATAGGCATCAAGATAAATGAAGGATCACAAACAGATTGTACTGCAGATTATTATGAGGCATCTAGTTCTCCTGTTCAAGGTCAAGGCAACCGGATGCAGATTGACCAAGAAGGGATGCCTCCGGTTAGTAAAAGTACAGGCAAAGGGAAGATGCATGACGGAAGCAACACTACAGATGTACAGTTGCGCCCTGAGGATGCCGTCACTTATACTCTGACTGATGGTAGCATTTTGTATGCTCATCCAGATTCAAGAATCGAGGAACTAGGAATACTCAATACAAGAGAATGGCCTCATGTTGTCTTCGATGTCAGTTCACAAGAAACATCTTTCCATATCCCTTTGCACCGTATGCTTTCATTACTATTGCGGAAGGCAATGAAGAAATGTTTTGGAGAGGATGGACATTCAGATGTGCAATCCAATGAGTTCTTTTCTCAAATACTTAGAGGTTGTGAGCCCTATGGGTTTGCTTCAATTGTTATGGAGCATCCACTGAGAGTGAGAGTATTTTGCGCACAAGTGCGTGCTGGAATGTGGCGCAAGAACGGTGATGCAGCTATCCTGAGTGCCGAGTGGTACCGCTCTGTGCAATG GATTGAACAAGGTTTGGAGTCAGATCTGTTTCTGCTTCAATGCTGTGCTGCCCTATCTTCTCCAGAGTCCTTTGTGCGGACAATTCAAGAGCGATTTGGTTTGTCCAGTTATACCGATTTGGGACTCGCAGAGCAAAACGA GTTTGAGTCAGTTCTAATGCAAGAAATGCTGACTTTTCTTATACAATTGGTTAAAGAACGTCGTTTTTGTGGGCTTTCCACAGCAGACAACTTGAGGAGAGAACTGATTTACAAGTTAGCTATTGGAGACGCCACTCATAGCCAAATTGTTAAGTCTCTTCCTCGCGATCtttcatcaagtgaccaacttCAAAATGTTCTGGATTCGCTGGCAGCTTATTCTAATCCATCTGGCATGAAGCAG GGTAAGTATGTACTTCGCAAATCATGCTGGAAGGAATTGGACTTGTATCACCCACGCTGGAATTCTAGGGAATTGCAAATTGCTGAGGAGAGATATTACCGTTTCTGCAAAATTTCTGCCCTTAATGCTCAGCTACCTCGCTGGACTCATGTTTTTAACCCCCTCAGAAGTATTTCTAACATTGCAACCTCGAAGGCTGTCCTTCAGATTGTTCGTGCAGTTCTTTTTTATGCTGTTTACAGTGATGCATCATCGGCATCACGTGCCCCTGATAATGTTCTTGTGACGGGTTTGCATCTGCTTTGGTTGGCACTTGATATATGTGAATCTGAAAGACAGATACATGCTGGTCAGTATGGCATGAACGTGGTGCAACATGATGATGAATCATGGGTTGTTCTGTCATCTGCAGAAGAGGCTTTCCCCATCTTGACTTACTCCACTGAACTAGTTTCCCCAGTGTCTGACAAAGTAAAGAAAGAAAGCATGTTAACTCTGCTTGTCTCGTTAATGCACAAATACAAAGAAGAGAATGATGCCACCTTTTCTGGATCCAAGTACTGTAATATCCCATCTCTCATTGAAATTTTATTAAAGAAGTTTGCCAAGTTAAGTAAGGAGTGCATGGTTACATTGAGACAAATGGCACCACAAATAGTGCCTTCTACACCTGATCATACCAGTACCAAAGAAAGCCTAGGAACTTCAGATTCCATGGAAAAGAAAGCAAAAGCACGCCAACGCCAAGCTGCAATTATG GCAAAAATGAGGGCAGAGCAGTCCAAGTTTGCTGAAAGTATGAAGTCATCAGAAAACGAGGGGCATGATGTTACTATGTTGGAGGCAGATGTGTCCAGTTCAACTGGAGTTGTGTCTGAGGAGTCGCTACCAGTTTGCTCTCTGTGCCGGGAGTCAGATTCCAAAAGCCCTCTCTGCTACTTAATCCTTCTTCAG AAATCTCGGCTTGCAACCTTTGTTGAGATGGGTAATCCATCCTGGGAAAATCCAGCTCAAGTCAACAAAATTGTATCAGTCAAAAGGGAAGACTCAACCGATTCCTCAGCCTCTGGTTCTTCAACTTCTGAGGAACTTGTCAATGATACAACAGTAGAGCCATCATTTGATATAGACAACATGGAAGTTGATGCCTTTCTTGATTTTTCTAATGAGCAACATCCACTGATTAGATATATATCATCTTTCCCAACTGGGCATAGCAACAGCAATGCAGATGAAAATGTCTCGCTTGAGGCAATTGAGGCTGACATTTACAGTTCTATTTTAAATGATTTATTTGGATCCAGCAATGCACATATTCAGGATAGTGACAAAATGTTGCCATCAAATACTTCAAACATCACAGTTGATACCAAGAGAACTAGAAGCCCCAAGCGTTCAGTGCTGGGAACATATGTTAGTTGCCTTTCAGCAAAACACCGCCATTCTTCTCTGTACGATGTAgcctcaaaatcttctgcctctgtaactacaagaaacaggtttgGTCCTGTTGATTGTGATGGCATCCATATATCTTCTTGTGGACACGCCGTGCATCAGGAATGTCATGATCGATATTTGTTCTCCTTGAAACAAAG aTATGTCCGGAGACTTGGTTTTGAAGGTGGTCATATAGTTGATCCTGATCTG GGAGAATTGCTTTGTCCAGTATGTCGCAGATTTGCAAATTCCATTCTTCCAGCATCACCTGATTTCTCTGGTAAAACATCAAGGATGGTGAGACCATTTGTTCAAACCTTGACACCTCAAGTTGTTACAACTACATCAGATGTGAATAGAAATTGCTTACAGTTCCCTCGCGCACTATCTCTTCTTGAAAGTGCTGGAAAAATCGTTGGAGAAAGCAAGTTTTTAAAAGCTATATCTGGGAAGCTTAATGAAACTACAAATCCAGCCCTTGATCCTTGTATTCGAAGATTGGCTATGCTTTACTATCCTCGCAGTCACAGCAGTTTTTCACCATCTAAGAGGCTGAACCCATCCTTATTTCTCTGGGATACACTAAGATACTCTCTGGTATCTACAGAAATCGCTTCTCGTGGTAGGATGTCAAGCCACTCTGCTGAATCAAAGTCCTGCTTGGAGTCTTTGCGTGGTGAACTTAATTCATCAAGTGGGTTCATATTGTCCCTCTTGTTCCATGCTGCTCACGCTGCACGGAATTTGAATTGTCTTGAGGTTCTTCTGAGGTTTGAAGGTATCCAACTATTAGCAGGTTCGATTTGCTCTTGTATTTCGGGTTATAAAGACATTCTGAATGCCACTAAGCGAAAAG GCTCTTTGCCATCGATGATTGATCCAGCCAGTGAGGGGGGCCTCTTCCCTGATATCCAATTTTGGAAACAATGTGCTGATCCAGTTCTTGCTCAAGATCCATTTTCTTCTTTGATGTCAGCACTTTTCTGTCTGCCTGTTCAGTTTCTGTCATCTGCTGAATTCTTCATCCCTTTTGTCCATCTGTTCTATGTTGTTTGTGCCATTCAG GCCCTGATAACATGCTACGGGGAGGAAACTTTTGATCGATCAAACTTCAATGACTGCCTTCTTAATGATGTTTGCAAGACAATGTCAGGATTTGATGTTGCCAGAGAGTATTTTGTATCCAAATATATCGATCCCTGTTGTCATCCAAAAGACATGGTCCGCAGATTAACATATCCATATCTTCGGAGATGTGCATTGCTTTGGGAGCTGCTAAGATCGTCTGCCACATCGCCCTTGTACGACGGTTCCAATATTTGGGAAGGATCACATCTTTACTTGAGTAATAGCACACAAGACGGCAGTTCTTCACTGGCAATGGAACTGAACGGATTAAGAGAATTGGAAGACCTGTTTCAGATTCAGTCACTGGATCTGATTCTCCAAGATGAATCTGTACACATGCTGGCCTTAAAATGGTCTCAACATTTCTGTGAAGATTACAATCCCCGTAAATATAGAGGCACTCTCTTTTCTACCCCTGCAGTTCCATTTAGGCTGATGCAACTACCAGATGTATACCAGGTTCTCCTAGAAAG ATATGTCAAGATGCAATGCCCTGATTGTGGCTTAGTGCCTGATGAACCGGCATTGTGTTTGCTTTGTGGCAAACTATGTTCGCCTAGTTGGAAACCATGCTGCAG GTCTGGTAAATGCCAGAATCATGCATTGCAATGTGGTGCTGGTATTGGCATATTTCTTCTAGTGAGG AAAACAACAATCCTGTTGCAGCGATCTGCTCGTCTGGCCTTTTGGCCGTCTCTATACCTTGATGCTTTTGGAGAGGAG GATCATGAAATGCAGAGAGGAAAGCCTTTATATCTAAGTCAGGAAAGATACACAGCCCTGACGTATTTG GTGGCATCTCATAGCCTTGACCGAACTTCTGAAGTTCTTCGGCAAACGACCATCAGCTTTTATGATTGA